One Candidatus Krumholzibacteriia bacterium genomic window, GGCGGCCCAGCGCAACGCGATCCGGACACGATGGACACCTTCATGTGCTCGTCGTGGTACCTGTTCCGCTACGTGGACCCGCACAACGACCGCCTTCCTTGGGAGAAGGCGGCGGCGCGGACCTGGCTGCCCGTGGATCTCTACATCGGCGGCGACGAGCACGCCTGCATGCACTTGCTCTACTTCCGCTTCATCACCAAGGTGCTGCACGATGCCGGCTGGCTGCCCATGGACGAGCCGACGCTGCGCCTCTTCAACCACGGCATGGTCTACGACGCCGAGGGCGAGCTGATGTCGAAGTCCAAGGGGAACGTGGTGTCGCCGCACGAGCTCATGGACCAATACGGCGTCGACGTGGCCCGCATCGCCATGTTCTTCTTCGCCCCGAGCGAGGACCCGATCCTGTGGAAGGAGACGGGCCTCGTCGGCGCCCAGCGCTTCGTCTTCCGCTTCTGGGAGCGGGTGCTGGCGGCGAAGGACGTCGAGGAGCCGCGGGACGTCCAGCGCAAGCTGCACCAGACAATCGCCAAGATCACGCGCTCCATGGAGCAGGACCTCCACTTCAACACCACGATCGCCGCGATCATGGAGTTCATGAACCTGGCGAAGGAGCTCTCCCGGCCGACGGCGAGGACGCTGGTTCAGCTCGTGGCCCCGATGGCGCCCTTCCTCGCCGAGGAGCTGTGGGAAGTGCTGGGCGGGAAGGGGAGCGTCTTCCAGAGCACCTGGCCTGAATACGACGCCGAGCTCGCCCGGGAGGACGAGGTCGAAATCGTGGTGCAGCTGAACGGCAAGGTGCGGAGCCGCTTCACCGTGCCCGCGCAGAGCGCCGAGGCGGAGCTGCGGGCGCTGGCGCTGCAGCAGAAGGCGGTGCAAGAGGCCCTAGCGGGGAGGAAGCCACGCAACGTGGTCGTGGTCAAAGGACGCCTGGTGAACGTCGTGGTATAATCAATCCGACGCCCGCCTCAGCCTCGCGTGGAGTCCCATTGAAAACAATACTTCTCCTCACACCGGGAATCTTCGTCGCTACCCTCGCTTTTGGGGCAATTGACGCAGATGCGGCCTTGCAGCGGCAGCTCGACCGCGTCGTCAGCCTCGCCGAAGCGGGAAAGCTCGAGAACGTCCAGCTGACCACACGCCAGGTTTCTCTCACCATGAAGATCGGTGGGACAGAGGTCCAGGTCGAGCACGGCGTCCACGGCGCCAGAGAACGCAAGCAGGTCCGCCTCGCGAACCTACGGCTCCAGCTCGCCGGTGATCGCGCCGCCGTCTTCGAGAGCCTGGGAAGGCCCGCCTACAGGGTGCGCGAGGACTACGCCGGCTCCGTGCAGGAGCGCTGGACGTACGTCGAGCAGCACCTCATCTACGTCTTCGAGGGCGACCGGCTCGTCCGCACCGAGAGCTTCTGACCCCGGTTGCGATGCGCAACGGTCCGCCCGCAGTAGACGACCCTACTTGGCCGCCTTGGCCTCGGGCTTCGGCTCGACCCATTCGGGGGCCTCGAACACGGTGCCGTCCGCGTTCACGATGACCTCCGCGGTCTTCTTCCCCTTCGCCATCTCGGCCGCGTAGCGCGTCAGGGCCTCGGGCAGCTTGACGACCTTGCCGTCCTTCGTCTCGTAGCTGACCGAGATCTTCTCGAGCCGTCCGAGCGTCGCACCCTTGGCGGCATCGTTGATGATCTTCATCACCGGGGCCGGCATGGCATCGGCAGCGACCACGAGGGTGAACTCGAGCATGGTCCCGTCCGCGGCGATGTCCGTCTCCTTCTCGGTGTCCCCGTCCTTGAACTCGAGGTCGTAGACCATGACGCCGTTTTCTTCTTCGGCGTCCGCCTTCTGGATCACGCCTTCGGGGAACGCCGTCGCGAAGGTCTTCGCCACCGCGTCGGGAAGCTTGGTTTTGGCGGCCTTCTCTTCCGCGAGGCCCGCCGTGGCGGCGACCGCCACCAGGGCACCAGCAACCAGCATCGCCAGGCGAATCCGTCTCATGCTCGCTCTCCTCTTCGTCGTCGACTTCAGGGTGCTCGTGGGCGCTACTTCAACAGTAGCACACCCGCCGCCGTTCCAGACCGGTATCATGCCTAGGGTCCTATACGGTGATCTGGGCCATCCACCGAAACCGTGAACGAGAGGGCTGCGATCCATGCTCAGCGCCCGAGCCGTCGCCAGCTTCCTGTTCCTCGTCGCCGGCCCGTCGTGCGCGCCGCGGGCGGAGCCGCGGCTCGCAGCCGAACTCCGGCGCGCCATCGAGGCGGAGATCGCTGCGGCGGCTGCCCAGGGGTTCTCAGGCGCCGTCGCCGTCCGGGTCGAGAATGAAGAGCCACTCACGGTGGTCGCCGGTCACGCCGACCGCGAGGGCCGGATACCGGTCACCAGCTCCACTCTCTTCCAGGTGGCGTCGATCTCGAAATACTTCGCGGCAGCAGCGACGCTGAAGCTCGCCGAGCGCGGGAAGATCGCCCTCGAGGACTCGCTAGCGAAGTACCTCGCCGGCCTGCCGCCGGATCACGGCGCGATCCGGGTGCGAGAGCTCCTCGGTCACACCTCGGGTCTCGCCAACGCCTACGCCGCGGAGGGCATCGCCGAGCGCGACCGCGCCCTCGCCGCCCTCGGCCAGGTGCCGATCGATCCCGCTCGGCGCGGCAAGTTCGGCTACTCGAACGACGGCTATGAGTTGCTCGCCATCCTGGTGGAGGTCGTCGCCGGAACGCCGTACGAGCAGTTCGTGCATCGCGAGCTGCTCGTGCCGGCCGGTGTCTCCGGCATAAGCTATTGGAGCGAGACCGATCTCACCGATCCTCACCTCGTCGCGCAGTGTCTCGACGCAGGTCGTCCTGGTCCCATGCTCCGGGCACGGAATTACGGAGTGCTCGGCTCTGCTGCGGTCCTCGCCACGCCCGAGGCGCTGATCGACTGGCAGCTCGCGGTCTGGTCGGGGAAGGTGCTCTCCGCCCGCTGGCGCGACGAGATGTTCGCCGGGCGGTCGACGGTTTCGATCGGCAGCGCTGGTTACGGAGTCTTCATCGCACCGACGCCCGGCGGTGGGCGCCGGCTGCTGGCGCGCGGCTACGAAGACTGGGGCGCCAACGCGGTGCTTTCCCACTGGCCCAGCCAAGGCGTGGCGATCGCCGTCGTCACCAGCAGCGGCCCGCCGGAAGCGACGGGTCATCCAGGATGGAGCCGCACCTTGACCGATTCGATCGCAGCCCGGGTTCTCGGACGACCGTAGACAGGATCTCAGGCGAGAGCCGTCACCGCCGCCACTAGCCGATCGATCTCCTCGTGCGTGTTGTAGTGCACGGCGCCGACACGGACCGTGCCTCCGGAGGCTCCCAGGCCGAGGCGTTCCATGATCACCGGCGCGAAGTGGTTTCCTTCCCACACCTGGATGTCGCGGCCGGCCAGATGTTCCGCCACCTGGCGCGGCGTGCGCCCGGCCAGGGTGAACGACACGGTCGGGACCCTTCCCTCGATCCGTTCACGGTCGGTGCTGCCGTAGATGCGCAAGCCCCGCACCGAGCCGAGGCCGTCGAGGAGGGCCCGGGAGATCTCGCGCTCCCGGTTCCGGATCGCCTGCATCGCGCCTTGCAGGCGCTCGCGCCGCGTGCGCGGCGCCGTTGCCGCCGTCTCCTCCCCGAGCCACTCGAGATAACGCAGCGCACCGACTGTGCCGGCGATGCCTTCCAGGCTCTGCGTCCCGGTTTCCCATTTGTCCGGCGGGGCATCGCTCACCGGGCGGGGCTTGTAGGCCGGGAAGCGTTCGAGAAGTTCGTAACGGCCCCAGAGCACGCCCACGTGGGGGCCGAAGAACTTGTAGGCCGAGCAGGCGAGGAAATCGCAACCCAGCTGCCCGACATCGATCGGCCCATGCGGCGCATAGTGCACCGCGTCCACGAAAGCGAGGGCCCCGGCCGCATGTGCCGCGCGCACGATGCGCGGCACGTCGTTCACCGTGCCGACGGCGTTCGAGGCGAGGCCCACGGTGACGAGCCGCGTCCGCGGACCGAGCAGGCCGTCCAGTGCCTCGAGGTCGAGCGTGCAGTCCTCGGGATGCACGTCGAGCCAGCGCAGCACAACGCCTCGCTCCTCGAGGGCGAGCCAGGGGGCGAGGTTGGCGTCGTGGTCGAGCCTGGTGACGACGATCTCGTCGCCCGGTTCGAGCGTGCGCCCGAAGGCCCGGCTGAAGGCGTAGGTGAGAGTGGTCATGTTGGAGCCGAAGACGATCTCGGTGGCGGAAGGGGCGCAGAGGAAGTCGGCCACGGCGGCGCGCGCTTCGGCCACCATGGCATCGGAGCGCTTGCCCGTGGTGAAAACGCCGCCGAGGTTGGCGTTGTCGTACAACATGTAGTCGCACATGGCCTCGATCGCCTCGCGGGCCACCTGGGTCCCCGCCGGATTGTCGAGATAGATGGGGGCGCGCGCCCGGGTGAGGGCGGGGAAGTGCTCGCGGATGCGGGTCACGTCGAAAAGGTGATTCATCGTCACCAGCTCCAGACCAGAGCCTACTCCGCGCTGGGTGCGGGCGCCAGGACCGGGAACCCCAGCACGAGCGCGATTGCGACGAGATAGGTTCAGTGGTCCAGACCTCAAAGCATCTTCATGGCTACTAAGATGCGCCACTCGGCTTCTGTTCGCGCAGATACTCGCTGAGGCTCTTCGAGAGCGACACGAAGTCCGACGGGATCATCAGTACCGTGGTGCTGTTGTTCTCTGCGCCGACTTCGGTCACCATCTGCATCCGCCTCAACTCGACTGCCACGGGGTTGTTTGCCATTTGGTGGGCTGCCTCTGCGAGCTTCCTGGACGCTTCCAACTCCGCGTCCGCCTTGATGATCCGCGCTCGCTTCTCGCGAATCGCCTGCGCCTGCATGGCCATCACCTCCTGCATGGCTTGAGGCAATTCCACATCCTTCATCTCGAAACGTTCCACCTCCACACCCCACGCGGCGGTGGAGCCCCCGATATTCTGACGCAGCAAGCCATTGATCTTGTCTCGTTCCTGCAAGACCTCGTCGAGATCATGTTGACCGATGGAGTTGCGCAGACTCGTCAGCGCCAACTGGTAGACGGCCGCGGGAGCGTCCGCGACCGCAATAACAGACTTGGCCGGATCCGTGATCCGATACCACAGCACCGCATTGAGCTTGACCGTGACACTGTCGCGTGTGATGGTTTCCTGCTGCTCGGCGGACACGGTTCGTGTGCGAATGTCGATCGTCACCGCACGCTCGATCCCCAGCGGGATGACCCAGTACAAGCCCGGCCCACGTAGAGCCCTATAGCGACCAAGGCGAAATACAACTCCACGTTGATACTCTTGCGCGATGCGCAGTCCTGACAGTAGAACGACGATTACGATAGCGACGATGATCGCCAAAGGTGTCATGGGACGTCTCCTCACGCCTTAGGGTCTCGCCGCTCAGCCATGAGCAGCGGGAGAGTCGTTTGCAGGGCAGTGACCATGATGAGTCACCGCCGCAGAGCCATAGGTGGAAACAAGGGCGAAACCGGGCGGCCTCCAAGTGATTGTCGGCGAAATCATAGAATTTCGCCGAAAGACCGCACAAGGAGAATTACGATGACCTCATTAGTTAGTTAGGCGATACCGGGTGCAGATCGAAAAGCTCGGCGGCGCGTGCGGCGATGCTGCGCCCGATGGCGATGGAGGCCGTCGCGGCCGGGGACGGCGCGTTGAGCACGTGCAGCATATGGGGAGCTTCGACGAGGTGGAAATCGTCGAGGAGGGCGCCGTTCGTTCCGACGGCCATGGCGCGGACGCCGGCA contains:
- a CDS encoding SPFH domain-containing protein — encoded protein: MTPLAIIVAIVIVVLLSGLRIAQEYQRGVVFRLGRYRALRGPGLYWVIPLGIERAVTIDIRTRTVSAEQQETITRDSVTVKLNAVLWYRITDPAKSVIAVADAPAAVYQLALTSLRNSIGQHDLDEVLQERDKINGLLRQNIGGSTAAWGVEVERFEMKDVELPQAMQEVMAMQAQAIREKRARIIKADAELEASRKLAEAAHQMANNPVAVELRRMQMVTEVGAENNSTTVLMIPSDFVSLSKSLSEYLREQKPSGAS
- a CDS encoding cysteine desulfurase-like protein, which codes for MNHLFDVTRIREHFPALTRARAPIYLDNPAGTQVAREAIEAMCDYMLYDNANLGGVFTTGKRSDAMVAEARAAVADFLCAPSATEIVFGSNMTTLTYAFSRAFGRTLEPGDEIVVTRLDHDANLAPWLALEERGVVLRWLDVHPEDCTLDLEALDGLLGPRTRLVTVGLASNAVGTVNDVPRIVRAAHAAGALAFVDAVHYAPHGPIDVGQLGCDFLACSAYKFFGPHVGVLWGRYELLERFPAYKPRPVSDAPPDKWETGTQSLEGIAGTVGALRYLEWLGEETAATAPRTRRERLQGAMQAIRNREREISRALLDGLGSVRGLRIYGSTDRERIEGRVPTVSFTLAGRTPRQVAEHLAGRDIQVWEGNHFAPVIMERLGLGASGGTVRVGAVHYNTHEEIDRLVAAVTALA
- a CDS encoding serine hydrolase domain-containing protein; amino-acid sequence: MLSARAVASFLFLVAGPSCAPRAEPRLAAELRRAIEAEIAAAAAQGFSGAVAVRVENEEPLTVVAGHADREGRIPVTSSTLFQVASISKYFAAAATLKLAERGKIALEDSLAKYLAGLPPDHGAIRVRELLGHTSGLANAYAAEGIAERDRALAALGQVPIDPARRGKFGYSNDGYELLAILVEVVAGTPYEQFVHRELLVPAGVSGISYWSETDLTDPHLVAQCLDAGRPGPMLRARNYGVLGSAAVLATPEALIDWQLAVWSGKVLSARWRDEMFAGRSTVSIGSAGYGVFIAPTPGGGRRLLARGYEDWGANAVLSHWPSQGVAIAVVTSSGPPEATGHPGWSRTLTDSIAARVLGRP